DNA from Dietzia lutea:
AGTTGGCGCGCCGGGTCCGGCTCCGCGACGGCACCTGCCGCCACCCCGGATGCGCGGTCCCCGCCGACGACTGCGACCTGGATCATGTCGTGCCGTTCAACCACGCCGACCCCGCCAGCGGCGGCCACACAGTCGAGGCCAACCTGGTGAGCCAGTGCCGGCGCCACCACCGGTTCAAAACCTTCTCCGACTGGACCTACCAACTCCAACCCGACGGCACCCTGATCGTGACCACCCCCGACGGCACCACCATGCTCACCCGACCCGACGGCCCCCTGGCCCAATACCGGCGCGAGCACCAACGCGACGAAGCCGACGCCTGGGCACGTCAACAACGCCGCAACCCCGCCCCCGTCTTCGGCGTCGGGATCCTCGACGAGGCGACCTACTTCGCCCGCCGCGCCCAACGCCTGGCCCGCGAACGCGCCCGGGCCGCCGCCCGCAACGCAGCCGAGGCCCGCGCCGCGACCTCGCCGCCACCCGACACCGGGGACACGCCCGCCGACACCACCCCAGGCCCGGACTCGGCCTCGGCCCCGCGCGAACGGCTGACCCCCGCCGCGGCCAGCCGCTGGTGGGAACGCAACAAACCCCCCGACAGCGCCCTGGAAAAAGCCATCCTCCACGCCCTGCATGAGCACCTCGACGAACTCCTCCAACCGCCGCCACCCTTCTGAGAGCGCTCTTCTCGGGCGGCGCGGGCCCGGGCGCGGCGCGGGCGAGGAGACTTCGGGGTGGCGAGAGCGCTCGATCCGGTTAGGACACCCTTGTTAGACAGACCAGTCTGTTCTGACTATCCTCGCCGCCATGACCGATACTGCAGCCGCCCCCCGCACCGCTCGTCCCGCGCGCGCGGCCAAGCCACAGGGGCAGTGGAAGATCGACGGCAAGCTCACGCTCAACCACAACGAGCAGTTCAAGCTCGAGGACGACGCCCTCAACGTGCGTCAGCGCATCCTGGACACGTACTCCAAGGAGGGCTTCGGCTCGATTTCGGGCGACGACCTGTCCGGGCGTATGCGCTGGTGGGGCTTGTACACGCAGCGTAAGCAGGGCCTCGACGGCTCCCGCACCTCGAAGCTCGAGGCCGACGAGCTGCAGGACGAGTACTTCATGATGCGGGTCCGCACCGACGGCGGCGCGGTCACCACCGACCAGCTGCGCGTCCTGGCCAGCATCTCCACCGACTTCGCCCGCGGCACGGCCGACATCTCCGACCGGCAGAACATCCAGTACCACTGGATCGCCATCGAGGACGTCCCCACCATCTGGCAGCGGCTGGAGGACGTGGGCATCGACACCGTCGAGGCGTGCGGCGACTGCCCCCGCGTCATCCTCGGCAGCCCCGTCGCCGGCGTCGCGGAGGACGAGATCCTCGACCCCACCCCGGTGATCGAGGAGATCAAGGCCAAGTACATCGGGACGCCCGAGTTCTCGAACCTGCCGCGCAAGTTCAAGTCCGCCATCACCGGCCACCCGAGCCTCGACGTGGTCCACGAGATCAACGACATCTCGCTGGTCGGCGTCGAGCACCCCGAGCTCGGCCCCGGTTACGACCTCTGGGTCGGCGGCGGCCTGTCGACCAACCCCCAGCTGGCGACGCGCATCGGCGTGTTCGTCCGCCAGGAGGAGGCGGCGGAAGTGTGGGCCGGCGTGGTGGGCATCTTCCGCGACTACGGCTACCGCCGCATGCGCACCCGCGCCCGCCTGAAGTTCCTCATCAAGGACTGGGGAGCCGAGAAGTTCCGCCAGGTCCTGCAGGATGAGTACCTCGGCCGCGAGCTCCCCGACGGCCCGGCGCCCGAGCGTGGCGTCGGCTCCGGCGACCACGTGGGCGTCTACGAGCAGAAGGACGGCCGCTTCTACGTGGGCGCCGCCCCGACCGTCGGCCGCGTCGGCGGCGAGAAGCTCGCGCAGGTCGCCGACCTCGCCGAGGCCGCCGGGTCGCACCGCGTGCGCTTCACCCCGCACCAGAAGCTGCTCGTGCTGGACGTCGAGCCGGACAAGGTCGACCAGCTGGTCGAGGGCCTTGCCGAGATCGGGTTGCACGCCCGCCCGAGCTCGTTCCGCCGCGCCACCATGGCGTGCACCGGCATCGAGTTCTGCAAGCTCGCCTTCGTCGACACCAAGGACACCGCCACCTCGCTGGTGGACGAGCTCGAGCGCCGCTTCGCCGACGACGCGCCGCTGCGCACGCCGCTGTCGATCCACCTCAACGGCTGCCCCAACAGCTGCGCCCGCATCCAGACCGCCGACATCGGCCTCAAGGGCCAGCTCCTCGACGGCGACACCCCCGGTTTCCAGGTCCACCTGGGCGGCGGGTTGGCGTCGGAGGACCAGGAGTCCGGCGGCCTCGGTCGCACCGTCCGCGGGCTGCGCGTGCCGTCCGCGGAACTGCCCAACTACGTCGAACGCGTGATCCGCAACTACATGGAGACCGGTGAGAACGGCGAGACCTTCGCCGAGTGGGCTCACCGGGTGGACGAGGAGGTCCTCGTATGACCGCTGTGAGCCTGGAACTGCTGCCCCGCAGCACCGTCCTCACCCCCGGCCCCGGCCGCAAGCGCACGACCGAGGAGCTCAAGGCCATCGCCGAGGAGGCCGGCCGCCGCTTCGACGACCGCGGCCTCTACGGCAACCACGGCGAGATCGACCCGGCCGAGGTCCTGGCCTGGGCGGGGGAGACCTTCGGTGACGCGCTCGCGGTGGCGTGCTCCATGGCCAACACGGTCGTGCCCGAGATGACCGCGCAGTACGCCCCCGGCGTGGACGTGTTGTTCCTCGACACCAGCTACCACTTCCCCGAGACGGTCGGCGTCCGCGACGCGCTCGCCGCCACGCCCGGCCTCAACGTGGTGGACGTGCGCAGCCCCGCGACCCGCGAGGAGCACGAGGCCGCCCTCGGCCCGCGCCCCTACGAGACCGACCCCGAGATGTGCTGCCGCCTGCGCAAGGTCGAGCCGCTCGACGCCGCCCTGTCCGGGTACGAGGCGTGGATCACCGGCCTGCGCCGCGTGGACACCGACCACCGGGCCGGCGCGGCCATGGTCGAGTGGGACGAGAAGCACTCCATGATCAAGATCAACCCGCTGGTCGCGTGGACCATGGAGCGCGTCCACGATTACGCCGCCGAGCACGGCTGCCTGCTCAACCCGCTGCTCGACGACGGCTACCCGTCGATCGGCTGCGAGCCCTGCACCCGCCGCGTCGAGGCCGGCGCCGACCCGCGGTCCGGCCGCTGGGCGGGCTCGTCCAAGACCGAGTGCGGCATCCACCTGTGACCATCGCCGTCGCCGTGAACGCCCCGGCGCCCACCCAGGCTCCCGTGCTGGACGGGCTCCCGCTCACGGTGGGCCTGGCCGGGCGCGAGGTGCTGCTCGTCGGGGCGGGACCCGTCTCGGCCCGCCGGGCGGCGACGTTCCTCGAGGCCGGCGCTCTCGTCCGGGTGGTGGCCCCGCGCGTCGACCCGGCGATGGCCGACCTCGCGGAGCGGGCGGGTGGCGACCTCGTCGTCGTCGCCAGGCCCTTCACCCCCGCCGACCTGGACAGTCCCTGGATGGTGCACGTCGCCACCGGCGACCCACGGGTCGACGCGGAGGTCGCCGCCCTGTGCGAGCAGCGGCGGATCTGGTGCGTCACCGCCGGTGACTCCGCACTCGGCTCGGCGCGGGTGCCCGCCCGCACGGCCGTCGCGACGCCCGCCGGCACGGTGCGCATCGCCGTCGATTCGGGTGACCCGCGCCGGTCGGTGCGGGTCGGGCGCCATGTCGCGCGCTCCCTGGCCACCGCGCCCGCCGGCCTGCGTGCGCGCCGCCGCCCGGCCACCGGGTGGGTCGCGCTGGTCGGCGGCAGCGGCGACGGCGACCTGCTCACCGTCCGTGCGCGGCGCCTCATCCACACCGCGGACGTGCTGGTCGTGGACGGAGCGGCCGACGCCGCGCTGGTGGCGGAGCTCGACGACGACGTCGAGGTACTCGAAGCCGCCGCCGACCTGCCCGCCGCCCGCGTGGCGGAAATGGTGGCGACACGGTACGCGGCGGGGCACGGGGTCGTGCGGATCGCCGCGTCGGCCACTCTGGCCGATCGGGCCCGCGAGCTCGAGGCCGGCGGAGTGGAGTTCGAGGTCGTGCCGGGCGTGGTGTGACAGGGCCGGCCTAGCTCCAGGCGGCCGTGAGCGCCTCGTCGATCCCGTCCCGCACGGCTGCGCGCACCTCGTCGACGGTCGGCGGCGGCCCGGAGTCCCACACCACGATCGGCCCCGCCGCGGCGACGGCGCGTCGCGGGGGCAGCTTGGCGTGCTCGCGACCGTGGTAGGCGAGCCCCAGCGGCAGCACGGCCACCGGGGCGCCGGCCTCGCGGGCGCCGGCGACCATCATGCCGACGCCCTTCTTCACCGACTCGAGCCGCAGCGTGCGCAGGTCGTCGGCGGAGGAATTGGTGCCCTCGACGAAGGTGAGCACGACGCCCCCGTCGACGAGCCGGCCCACGCAGAGCTCGATGAGGCGCGTGGCGGCGGCCTCGTGGATGTCGGACGCCGTCCCCTCGTAATTCTTGGCCGGGAACACGGGCACCGTGCCGGTGTACTCGAAGACCGGCCGCAGTGGCCCGCGGAACAACGGGTCCTTGGTCAACCCGGTCCCGCTCGCGAGGAAGCGGATCCGCCGGTCGAACAGGGCCGCCGCGAGCACGGTGGGGTCGTGCGCGGACGGGTGGTTGACGGCCACGACGATCCCCACGCCGTCGGAGTGCAGGCGGTGCAGCCGCGCGACCGTCGCGTCGGCGATCCGCAGCCGCGGCCGGTAGAGGGCGTCCACCAGGGCCAGGAGCGGATAGGTGAAGCCGTCCCGCCGCCGACCGGGCCCGTAGAAGTCGTACACGGCCTCCCAGTTGGCCACCGTCACCTCGGGCCGCCGCCTCCGCTTGTTCATGCCCGCCGCCTGTTCATGGACCCAGCCTGTTCATCCCCCCAGTTTCGCGGAGCCGATGCGGCGGCGCACACCGATTGCGGCATGCTCGGTGACATGACTGCCACGCCCGGTCCGGCCGGCCCCCGCCTGCTGCTGGTCGCGCACGGGACCCGGTCGGCCGCCGGCCGCCGGGTGCTGGGCAGGGTCCTTCTCGAGGCGCGCAAGCAGCTCGTCGGGGTGGACTGCCGCCTCGCCTGGGTGGACGTCCAGCAGCCGGGGCCCGGGAAGATCCTCGCGGACGGCGTGCCAACGGTCGTGGTCCCCGCCTTCCTCGCGCGCGGGTTCCACGTCGTCCACGATGTCGGGCAGGCGTGCCGCGAGGCGCCCGGCCCCGTCGTCCAGACACCGCACCTGGGCGCCGAGCCCGAGCTCGTGCGGGCGCTCGTGCAGCGGCTCGCCGAGGCCGGGGCGACGGGCGCGTTCGGCGCCGACGCGGTCGTTCTGGGCGCGGCGGGCAGCAGCGATGCGTCGTCGATCGCGGAGACCCGCGCGCTGGCCGAGCACCTCGCCGAGCTGCTCCGCACGCCCGTGACCGCGGCGTTCGCGTCCGCGGCCAGCCCGACGGTCACCGAGGCGGTCTCCAGGCTGCGCGCCGACGGGCACCGTCGGATCGCCGTGGCGACGCACCTGCTCGCGCCGGGATTCTTCGCCGATCGACTGGCCGCCGCGGGCGGGAATATCACCTCTCCGCCATTGGGCGCGCACCCGGAGATCATCGATCTGATCGTGCGGAGATATCGCGAGAATTACGCGTCAATCGCTCGCTGAGTACACCGTGGAAGTGCACGCCGAACGCTGTGAATCGACTTAAAGGGTCAGCGTCGCACACATTTCCACCGATCGGTTCCCCAACGTAGTGTGTGCGGATTGTGAATTGTTTGTGCATAATGTCTTCGAAAGAGGGCCAGTCGGAACAGGGAGAAGACACGCATGGCACAGCAGTTTCAGGTGCAGTACATCGACGACCTCGACGGAACGGATCTCGGCACAGAAGCCAATTCCATTTCGTTCGCGTTTGACGGCAAGGAATACACGATCGACCTCAGCGATGAGAACGCCGAGAAGTTCCGCGAGGTCATGGCGCCGTACGTCGAGAACGGCCACCGGGTGACCACGAACAGGGCCAAGCCGGCACGCCGGACGGCGAGTAAGTCGTCCTCTTCCGGTGAGACCAAGGCCATTCGCGAATGGGCGCGGAACAACGGATACGAGGTCTCGGACCGCGGTCGAATTCCCGCCGACATCATGGACGCGTACGCCGCGGCCAACTGATCGCCGTCAACTGATCGCCGTGGACAGAGCACGGCCGAGAGGGCGGGCGGGGCCATGGGCTCCGTTTACGAGAACTGAATCACACTGCCGGGGTGGACGCTTTTCGTAAGAACTGTCTTCTCTCCGGCGAGAGAAGGACCTACAGCCCACACGGGCTGTGGGTCCCTTTTCTATTGCGTGCCTCACCCGCGGCCGGTCAATTCGCGGCGTATTCCCTCGGCGTCTCAGCCGCCCGGCCTCTCAACCACCTCAGCGCCTCAAAGCCGCTCGACCGGCGCGTCCAGGTGGGGCAGTATCCCCGCGACGAGCCCGGCGCGGATGCCCGCGTAGTTCGCCCCGCGCAGCGGGGCCAGCTCCGCGGCCGCGGCGACGGCCCGGTCGAGGACCGCCTCGGCGTCGGCGGCCTCGTGCACGATCCCGGCCGAGACGGCCTCGGCGGCGGGGTAGCGGTGGGCGGTGAGCATCGCGGTGGCCGCCACCGGATGGCCGAGGCGGGTCGTCACGAGCGCGTTCATGCCCGCCGGGAACGGCATCCCCAACCTCGCCTCGGGGAGGTTCAAGTAGCCGCGGTCCGACCGCATCACCCGGTGATCGTGGCTCAGCGCGAGCATCGCCCCGGCGCCGAACGCGTGGCCGTTGACCGCCGCGACCGTCGGCAGTTCCAGCCGCAGCATCCGGGCGAACAGCCGCTGCACCCGCGTCACGTACGCGGGCAGCCCCGCGGGGTCCGAGGCGACGACCCCCAGATCGAGCCCGTTGGAGTAGAACCGCCCGGCGCCCGTGGTGACGAGCGCGGCCGGGCCCTCGGAGGCCTCGACCTCGTCGAGCGCGGCGCCGAGCGAGTCGAGGAGGTCCGGCGAGAAGACGTTCTCGGGATTGCCGGGCTCGTCCGTCGGCTCGGGGTTCACACGCTCCGAGAATCGCAGGACGAAGTCGCTGTCATGACGGCTCAGGGTGGTCATGGACCCAGCCTAGGCCGCCCCGGCGGACGCCCGGGTAACACTGTCTCAGCGGGTGCGGACCCTGCGTGACGGCACTGTCGCGACGCCCGTATCACGGTGTCCCGCCGACACGCCACGCCGCTATGACGGTGAACTCGTCGTCGTCGTCGTACCCTGCCGGGGTGACCCCTACCTCGACGCGTGCCTCCACCCACGCCCAGTACGACGACTCGCTGCGCCTGGGGATCCTCGACGAGGCCACCCGGCGGCTCCGCGACGCGCCCCCGGAGACGCTCGGACTGCGGCCACTGGCCGCCTCCCAGGGCACCTCCACCACGGCGATCTACACGATGTTCGGCGGTAAGGCGGGACTGCTCGCGGCGGTCGCGCACGAGGCCGACCGCCAGCTCGCCGCCGCCCTGCGCGACGCCCTGCGGCACGACAGCGTCGAGGGCGACGTCCGGTCGCTGTGCCGCGCCTACCGCCTGTGGGCGCTCGACAACGAGGGTCTCTACGGCCTCGTCGTGGGCGAGCCGGTGCGGTCACCGCGCGCCGGGACCGAGCGCGGCGCCGGGGACCCCGACGAGCCCCTGTGGCGCGAGCCGCTGCTCGAGGTGGTGGACGCGGCGGTCGACGAGGGCGTCTTCCGGGCCGCCGACGTGCACGAGGCCGCGACCGCCATCTGGGCGTCGCTGCACGGCGTGGTTTCGCTGGAGCTCAGCGTGTGGCGCGGGTCGGTCAGCGCCGAGCAGTACTTCGAGACGCAGCTC
Protein-coding regions in this window:
- a CDS encoding nitrite/sulfite reductase, producing the protein MTDTAAAPRTARPARAAKPQGQWKIDGKLTLNHNEQFKLEDDALNVRQRILDTYSKEGFGSISGDDLSGRMRWWGLYTQRKQGLDGSRTSKLEADELQDEYFMMRVRTDGGAVTTDQLRVLASISTDFARGTADISDRQNIQYHWIAIEDVPTIWQRLEDVGIDTVEACGDCPRVILGSPVAGVAEDEILDPTPVIEEIKAKYIGTPEFSNLPRKFKSAITGHPSLDVVHEINDISLVGVEHPELGPGYDLWVGGGLSTNPQLATRIGVFVRQEEAAEVWAGVVGIFRDYGYRRMRTRARLKFLIKDWGAEKFRQVLQDEYLGRELPDGPAPERGVGSGDHVGVYEQKDGRFYVGAAPTVGRVGGEKLAQVADLAEAAGSHRVRFTPHQKLLVLDVEPDKVDQLVEGLAEIGLHARPSSFRRATMACTGIEFCKLAFVDTKDTATSLVDELERRFADDAPLRTPLSIHLNGCPNSCARIQTADIGLKGQLLDGDTPGFQVHLGGGLASEDQESGGLGRTVRGLRVPSAELPNYVERVIRNYMETGENGETFAEWAHRVDEEVLV
- a CDS encoding phosphoadenylyl-sulfate reductase gives rise to the protein MTAVSLELLPRSTVLTPGPGRKRTTEELKAIAEEAGRRFDDRGLYGNHGEIDPAEVLAWAGETFGDALAVACSMANTVVPEMTAQYAPGVDVLFLDTSYHFPETVGVRDALAATPGLNVVDVRSPATREEHEAALGPRPYETDPEMCCRLRKVEPLDAALSGYEAWITGLRRVDTDHRAGAAMVEWDEKHSMIKINPLVAWTMERVHDYAAEHGCLLNPLLDDGYPSIGCEPCTRRVEAGADPRSGRWAGSSKTECGIHL
- a CDS encoding NAD(P)-dependent oxidoreductase, whose amino-acid sequence is MTIAVAVNAPAPTQAPVLDGLPLTVGLAGREVLLVGAGPVSARRAATFLEAGALVRVVAPRVDPAMADLAERAGGDLVVVARPFTPADLDSPWMVHVATGDPRVDAEVAALCEQRRIWCVTAGDSALGSARVPARTAVATPAGTVRIAVDSGDPRRSVRVGRHVARSLATAPAGLRARRRPATGWVALVGGSGDGDLLTVRARRLIHTADVLVVDGAADAALVAELDDDVEVLEAAADLPAARVAEMVATRYAAGHGVVRIAASATLADRARELEAGGVEFEVVPGVV
- a CDS encoding lysophospholipid acyltransferase family protein, yielding MNKRRRRPEVTVANWEAVYDFYGPGRRRDGFTYPLLALVDALYRPRLRIADATVARLHRLHSDGVGIVVAVNHPSAHDPTVLAAALFDRRIRFLASGTGLTKDPLFRGPLRPVFEYTGTVPVFPAKNYEGTASDIHEAAATRLIELCVGRLVDGGVVLTFVEGTNSSADDLRTLRLESVKKGVGMMVAGAREAGAPVAVLPLGLAYHGREHAKLPPRRAVAAAGPIVVWDSGPPPTVDEVRAAVRDGIDEALTAAWS
- a CDS encoding sirohydrochlorin chelatase, which produces MTATPGPAGPRLLLVAHGTRSAAGRRVLGRVLLEARKQLVGVDCRLAWVDVQQPGPGKILADGVPTVVVPAFLARGFHVVHDVGQACREAPGPVVQTPHLGAEPELVRALVQRLAEAGATGAFGADAVVLGAAGSSDASSIAETRALAEHLAELLRTPVTAAFASAASPTVTEAVSRLRADGHRRIAVATHLLAPGFFADRLAAAGGNITSPPLGAHPEIIDLIVRRYRENYASIAR
- a CDS encoding histone-like nucleoid-structuring protein Lsr2, which produces MAQQFQVQYIDDLDGTDLGTEANSISFAFDGKEYTIDLSDENAEKFREVMAPYVENGHRVTTNRAKPARRTASKSSSSGETKAIREWARNNGYEVSDRGRIPADIMDAYAAAN
- a CDS encoding enoyl-CoA hydratase/isomerase family protein; its protein translation is MTTLSRHDSDFVLRFSERVNPEPTDEPGNPENVFSPDLLDSLGAALDEVEASEGPAALVTTGAGRFYSNGLDLGVVASDPAGLPAYVTRVQRLFARMLRLELPTVAAVNGHAFGAGAMLALSHDHRVMRSDRGYLNLPEARLGMPFPAGMNALVTTRLGHPVAATAMLTAHRYPAAEAVSAGIVHEAADAEAVLDRAVAAAAELAPLRGANYAGIRAGLVAGILPHLDAPVERL
- a CDS encoding TetR/AcrR family transcriptional regulator yields the protein MTPTSTRASTHAQYDDSLRLGILDEATRRLRDAPPETLGLRPLAASQGTSTTAIYTMFGGKAGLLAAVAHEADRQLAAALRDALRHDSVEGDVRSLCRAYRLWALDNEGLYGLVVGEPVRSPRAGTERGAGDPDEPLWREPLLEVVDAAVDEGVFRAADVHEAATAIWASLHGVVSLELSVWRGSVSAEQYFETQLAAILRSWAGGSAGTARTLGATGTDGAAR